A region of the Roseiflexus sp. RS-1 genome:
CTCTGTCCACTGCTTCATGCGAGAGTTCCACTGCCGGTACTGCGATGCACATAACCGATCCGTCACTGCCAGTGCGTTCCAGCCAGATCTGCCCGCCGAGAGCCTCGACGTCACGACGCGCCAGGCTCAGTCCGAGCCCTGCGCCGGGTTGATCTGCCAGCGCACGGGTGCGGCGCCCGCGATAAAACGCATTGAACAGCAAGTCCTGCTCTTCGGGTGGAATGCCTGGACCCTGATCTTCGATAGTGATAACGGCAAGACCATCACGCAGGGATGCCGTGATCGTCACCGTTCCAGCGTCACTGTATCGGATGGCGTTATCGACGACTTCGTGCAGTGCATGACGAAGCGTGGTGACGTCACCCCATACTGCAAGTCCTTCAGGCGCCTGGACGTGCAGGTGAAGCCCTTTTGCGCGCACTGCTGGCATGAATGTTTCGGCAATTTCTTCGAGCAAAGGAAGGAGTTCGATCGATGACGAGGCGCGATGCAGGCGCTCTTCTGTTTCTTCGAGCGCGTGATCCATCAGCAGCACCCGGTCGACCAGCGTCTCGAGTTGCAGGATGCTGTTGCGTACAACGTGGATGAGTTCGCGCATCAGTTCCGGTTGGCGCGTCAGCAGTTGCAGTGCCAGAGAAAGGCTCGTGACCGGCGTGCGCAGTTCGTGACCGACGTGCTCAATGAATTCGTCCTTCAGTTTATCGAGCCGACGCAGTTGATTGTTCAGGCGCGCAATTTCGGTGTATGCGCGAGTATTCTCGAGTGCGCTGGCGACCGCCGGCGCCAGCGTGACGAGCAGGCTGATCGTCTGGGGTGAGTATCCGCGTCGACTCATCGACCAGCCGCATCCGTAGATCCCCACCAGGCGACTGCCGATGCGAAGCGGAAATGCAAGCCCTACGCCCTGCGCCACGAAGGGTTTGACCCATTCATCGTCAGAGTGTGCTGGAATGCGCACATACTCACCGCAGCGCCGCAGTTTGTTCACACTCGCTCCCTGCGCCAGCAGGGTTGCACCGGGAAAATGTTTCTCCTGACCAAGCGCGACAAACACATGGTCATCCGGCGGTTCGAGCATCCAGAGCGTTGCGCTGTACAATCGCAATCGACCTGGCAGATCATCGATGAGGAGCGCGCGCAATGCGTCCGGCTCGATGGTGCGGCTGAGTGCAGCGCTGAACTCACGCAGGATTTCTTCGCTATCCTGCCAGCGCAGGCGCAGGAGATGGTTGCTGATTATCACCAACCGTCGTCGCAACGGAACGACGGCAACTGCCAGCCCGACCGACGCCAGCATATGCAGGGTTGCGTGATCCCGGATCCCGAACTGCGATAACAGGATAAGCAGTCCAAGGTACAGAAAGACCAGCAGGAGCGCCAGGCTCACGTTCACCAGCACCATGCCAAGCAATCGCGCCCGTAGATAAGTGTCCACCAATGTGGATTTTTGTCCCACGGTGATCTCCTACTGCGCAGTTATCCGCATGAAGAGAACGTTACTACAGTATGTCGGAGGTACGTGGAGGAGTGAAAAAGGTCAATCTGTCGCCATTGTGAGCGACATATAGCCGATAACCGATAGCCGATAATCGATAGCCGGGTTGAGAAAGGTCAGTCTGCCGCCTGCACAACAGACCGCCTAGACTTTCCAGCCGGGACTGCCCTTGACCACTTCCGATACCGGTCGGCGCACGCGGGCCTGGTCGTCGTCGCTGGCGGAGCGACGTGACGCGGCGGCCATCGCATCCGCGAACGTTTACAGCTTTGTTACGACCCATATCTTCCATCGTGCGGCGTCTTCTGGTATTGTACCAGCGTAGCGCATCCGGGGAGCGTCTGTGATGTCCATACAGGTCGGAACGGATGCACGAAAGGGGGATGCCGGCGATGCATCAGGT
Encoded here:
- a CDS encoding GAF domain-containing sensor histidine kinase, which gives rise to MGQKSTLVDTYLRARLLGMVLVNVSLALLLVFLYLGLLILLSQFGIRDHATLHMLASVGLAVAVVPLRRRLVIISNHLLRLRWQDSEEILREFSAALSRTIEPDALRALLIDDLPGRLRLYSATLWMLEPPDDHVFVALGQEKHFPGATLLAQGASVNKLRRCGEYVRIPAHSDDEWVKPFVAQGVGLAFPLRIGSRLVGIYGCGWSMSRRGYSPQTISLLVTLAPAVASALENTRAYTEIARLNNQLRRLDKLKDEFIEHVGHELRTPVTSLSLALQLLTRQPELMRELIHVVRNSILQLETLVDRVLLMDHALEETEERLHRASSSIELLPLLEEIAETFMPAVRAKGLHLHVQAPEGLAVWGDVTTLRHALHEVVDNAIRYSDAGTVTITASLRDGLAVITIEDQGPGIPPEEQDLLFNAFYRGRRTRALADQPGAGLGLSLARRDVEALGGQIWLERTGSDGSVMCIAVPAVELSHEAVDRGSSS